CCTTGCACGCAGCTAGTATTGTAGGGCTACGCCCGTATATGAAGAACCACCGGCGCCGGTGGGTCTCTTTTTTTAACGCGTCGTGCAGTTTCTGTGAATGTCGTGCGGGGCGGATGTTTTCCGCAGAAATTAAAGGCTGGTCAAGTCCTTGTACAGGGCGCGGATTGCATTTCCGCGATGGCTGATCACCTTCTTTTCTTCCAGTTCCATCTGGGCGAAAGTGCGGGTCTCGCCATTGGGAACGAACAGCGGGTCGTAACCGAAGCCCATGTCGCCTACGGGTGCGTGATTGATGGAACCGCGGCATTCGCCTTCGTAAATCTTCGGTTCGGAGACAATCAGCTTGCCGTTTGCGTCCGGTACGATTTTCTGGTAGGAGAGGGCGCAGAAATAGCGGGCGGCGCGGTCTTCGATGCCTTGCAACTTTGCAAGAAGCTTATTGTTGTTGGCGTCATCGTCGCCGTGGCCACCTGCATAGCGGGCGCTGTAGATGCCGGGTT
The nucleotide sequence above comes from Fibrobacter sp.. Encoded proteins:
- the rdgB gene encoding RdgB/HAM1 family non-canonical purine NTP pyrophosphatase, translated to MKHLFVIATGSAGKIRDFAHILGTDNYEFKTLKDIGFDGDIVEDGDSFAANAIIKSSVTAHWLAERGIEATVLADDSGLEVFAINSEPGIYSARYAGGHGDDDANNNKLLAKLQGIEDRAARYFCALSYQKIVPDANGKLIVSEPKIYEGECRGSINHAPVGDMGFGYDPLFVPNGETRTFAQMELEEKKVISHRGNAIRALYKDLTSL